One Scophthalmus maximus strain ysfricsl-2021 chromosome 1, ASM2237912v1, whole genome shotgun sequence genomic region harbors:
- the LOC118309927 gene encoding splicing factor U2AF 35 kDa subunit isoform X1, with protein sequence MAEYLASIFGTEKDKVNCSFYFKIGACRHGDRCSRLHNKPTFSQTILIQNIYRNPQNSAQTADASRCAVSDVEMQEHYDEFFEEVFTEMEEKYGEVEEMNVCDNLGDHLVGNVYVKFRREEDAEKAVMDLNNRWFNAQPIHAELSPVTDFREACCRQYEMGECTRGGFCNFMHLKPISRELRRELYGRRRKRHRSGSRSRERRSRSRDRRRDRERPRRSRDRERSGRF encoded by the exons ATGGCGGAGTACCTGGCGTCCATTTTCGgcacagagaaagacaa GGTCAATTGTTCCTTCTATTTTAAAATCGGAGCTTGCAGACATGGGGACCGCTGCTCGAGATTGCACAACAAACCAACCTTCAGCCAG aCCATCTTGATTCAGAACATCTACCGTAATCCCCAGAACAGTGCACAGACCGCTGACGCTTCCCGCT gtGCCGTCAGCGATGTGGAAATGCAGGAGCACTATGATGAGTTCTTTGAG GAGGTTttcacagagatggaggagaagtacggcgaggtggaggagatgaacGTGTGCGATAACCTGGGCGACCACCTTGTCGGCAACGTCTATGTTAAG TTTCGTCGTGAGGAGGATGCAGAGAAAGCAGTCATGGACCTTAACAACCGCTGGTTCAATGCTCAACCCATCCACGCAGAGCTCTCCCCCGTCACTGACTTCAGGGAAGCTTGCTGCCGCCAGTATGAAATGGG AGAGTGCACCCGGGGCGGTTTCTGCAACTTCATGCACCTGAAACCCATATCACGGGAACTTCGAAGGGAGTTGTACGGCCGCCGCAGGAAAAG GCACCGCTCTGGTTCGCGTTCAAGGGAACGACGTTCCCGCTCCAGGGATCGACGGCGGGACCGCGAACGGCCGAGGAGGTCGAGGGATCGTGAGCGCTCTGGACGATTCTAA
- the LOC118309927 gene encoding splicing factor U2AF 35 kDa subunit isoform X2, producing MQEHYDEFFEEVFTEMEEKYGEVEEMNVCDNLGDHLVGNVYVKFRREEDAEKAVMDLNNRWFNAQPIHAELSPVTDFREACCRQYEMGECTRGGFCNFMHLKPISRELRRELYGRRRKRHRSGSRSRERRSRSRDRRRDRERPRRSRDRERSGRF from the exons ATGCAGGAGCACTATGATGAGTTCTTTGAG GAGGTTttcacagagatggaggagaagtacggcgaggtggaggagatgaacGTGTGCGATAACCTGGGCGACCACCTTGTCGGCAACGTCTATGTTAAG TTTCGTCGTGAGGAGGATGCAGAGAAAGCAGTCATGGACCTTAACAACCGCTGGTTCAATGCTCAACCCATCCACGCAGAGCTCTCCCCCGTCACTGACTTCAGGGAAGCTTGCTGCCGCCAGTATGAAATGGG AGAGTGCACCCGGGGCGGTTTCTGCAACTTCATGCACCTGAAACCCATATCACGGGAACTTCGAAGGGAGTTGTACGGCCGCCGCAGGAAAAG GCACCGCTCTGGTTCGCGTTCAAGGGAACGACGTTCCCGCTCCAGGGATCGACGGCGGGACCGCGAACGGCCGAGGAGGTCGAGGGATCGTGAGCGCTCTGGACGATTCTAA
- the cbsa gene encoding cystathionine beta-synthase a produces the protein MPSVPSSKEAAVMGPVCPHAAKLHSHTNGDAKLREGLFPLNGVDKTATVSDAREAHQTSQINTKIASPERKWIRPDLPSRCKWSLGASNANSPHTQVPRTVAPAILPNILHRIGDTPLVCINKIPKAFGLKCELLAKCEFFNAGGSVKDRISLRMVEDAEKAGLLKPGDTIIEPTSGNTGIGLALAAAVKGYRCIIVMPEKMSMEKVDVLRALGAEIVRTPTSARFDSPESHVGVAWRLKNEIPDSHILDQYRNPSNPLAHYDTTAEEILEQCDGKVDMLVAGAGTGGTITGIARKLKEKCPNIKIVCVDPEGSILAEPEELNKTDKTMYEVEGIGYDFIPTVLDRSVIDTWYKSNDEESFNMSRMLIRDEGLLCGGSSGTAMAAAVNVAKELKEGQRCVVILPDSIRNYMSKFLNDKWMVEKGFLREEDLMVKKPWWWNLRLHGLNLSAPLTVLPTVSCQKTIKILKEKGFDQAPVVDEAGLILGMVTLGNMLASILAGKIKVSDPVSKVLYKQFKQIRLIDNLGKLSRILETDHFALVVHEQIQYLTDGTPSLKQMVFGVVTAVDLLNFVTGHERRERALSESTDEM, from the exons ATGCCTTCAGTTCCCTCATCCAAAGAGGCTGCCGTCATGGGCCCCGTGTGCCCTCACGCCGCCAAGCTGCACAGCCACACCAACGGAGACGCCAAGCTCCGCGAGGGATTGTTCCCGCTGAATGGGGTCGACAAGACGGCAACGGTGTCAGACGCCAGGGAGGCGCACCAAACCAGTCAGATCAACACAAAGATCGCTTCTCCGGAGAGGAAATGGATCCGGCCTGACCTTCCCAGCCGCTGCAAATGGAGCCTGGGAGCGTCGAACGCCAACTCTCCTCACACGCAAGTTCCAAG AACTGTCGCTCCCGCCATCCTTCCAAACATCCTGCACAGGATTGGTGACACTCCCTTGGTTTGCATCAACAAAATCCCCAAAGCGTTTGGACTCAAATGTGAATTAT TGGCCAAGTGTGAGTTCTTCAATGCTGGCGGCAGCGTCAAGGACAGGATCAGCCTGCGGATGGTGGAGGACGCCGAGAAAGCCGGGCTCCTCAAGCCTGGAGACACCATTATCGAGCCCACCTCTGGAAACACCG gtaTTGGATTGGCCCTGGCTGCAGCAGTGAAAGGCTACCGCTGCATAATAGTCATGCCGGAGAAAATGAGCATGGAGAAG GTGGATGTCTTGAGAGCTCTCGGAGCAGAGATTGTCCGCACGCCCACCAGCGCCCGCTTCGATTCGCCAGAGTCTCACGTGGGCGTTGCCTGGCGCCTCAAGAACGAGATCCCCGACTCCCACATCCTGGACCAGTACCGTAACCCGAGCAACCCACTGGCCCACTATGACACCACAGCTGAAGAGATCCTGGAGCAGTGCGACG GTAAAGTGGACATGCTGGTGGCAGGAGCAGGCACAGGGGGGACGATCACAGGCATCGCCCGCAAACTGAAGGAGAAATGCCCCAACATCAAA ATTGTTTGCGTTGACCCAGAAGGCTCTATCTTGGCTGAGCCTGAAGAGCTTAACAAGACTGATAAGACCATGTACGAGGTAGAGGGCATCGGGTACGACTTCATCCCCACTGTGCTGGACAGATCC GTGATTGATACCTGGTACAAGTCCAATGATGAGGAATCCTTCAACATGTCTCGTATGCTGATAAGAGACGAGGGCCTGCTCTGCG GAGGCAGCTCTGGAACGGCCATGGCAGCAGCGGTGAATGTCGCCAAAGAGCTGAAGGAGGGCCAACGCTGTGTGGTCATCCTGCCTGACTCCATCCGTAACTACAT GTCTAAATTCCTGAATGACAAGTGGATGGTAGAGAAAGGCTtcctgagggaggaggacctCATGGTGAAGAAGCCATG GTGGTGGAACTTGAGGCTGCATGGTTTGAACCTGTCGGCCCCTCTCACTGTGCTGCCAACCGTCAGCTGTCAGAAGACCATAAAAATCCTCAAGGAGAAGGGTTTCGACCAGGCGCCCGTAGTGGATGAGGCTGG gTTAATCCTGGGTATGGTGACTTTGGGGAATATGTTGGCCTCGATTCTGGCGGGGAAGATCAAGGTGTCAGACCCAGTCAGCAAAGTGCTCTACAAGCAGTTCAAACAG aTCCGACTGATTGATAACTTGGGAAAGCTTTCCCGGATTCTGGAAACTGACCATTTTGCCCTGGTGGTTCATGAACAGATCCAAT AC